One window from the genome of bacterium encodes:
- a CDS encoding 1,4-dihydroxy-2-naphthoate polyprenyltransferase, which yields MTSEPSVSRWQVWVLAARPKTLWASVAPVIVGAAVAVRDHQFHWPAALAALAGAVLIQIGTNLANDLFDHLRGTDTSDRQGPLRVTQAGLVTPAQIRNAMILVFGVAFLIGIYLVARGGWPIVWIGLCSIAAAILYTGGPYPFGYYGWGDLFVFLFFGPVAVVGTYYVQALSIVPAVWWASIPMGALATAILVVNNLRDIDTDRRAGKKTLAVRLGRFGSIGEYVLMLLLSALAPLAMVMTDTAGPWTLLSSLVIVVFIPLNMKSLRSQSKPMKSGAILNDFLARTARLKLVYALVFAVGINL from the coding sequence ATGACCAGTGAGCCGTCCGTTTCGCGTTGGCAGGTGTGGGTGCTGGCGGCCCGTCCCAAGACCCTCTGGGCCTCGGTGGCGCCGGTCATTGTCGGCGCGGCGGTGGCGGTGCGCGACCATCAGTTTCATTGGCCGGCGGCGTTGGCGGCGTTGGCCGGCGCGGTGCTGATTCAGATCGGCACCAATCTCGCCAACGACCTCTTCGATCATCTGCGCGGCACCGACACGTCCGACCGCCAGGGCCCGCTGCGCGTCACGCAGGCGGGCTTGGTCACCCCGGCGCAGATTCGTAACGCCATGATCCTGGTGTTCGGCGTTGCCTTCCTGATCGGCATCTATCTGGTCGCGCGCGGCGGCTGGCCGATTGTCTGGATCGGTCTGTGCTCGATTGCCGCGGCGATCCTTTACACCGGAGGGCCCTATCCCTTTGGCTACTATGGCTGGGGCGATCTGTTTGTCTTCCTCTTCTTCGGTCCGGTGGCGGTGGTCGGCACTTACTATGTGCAGGCATTGTCGATCGTGCCGGCGGTCTGGTGGGCCAGCATCCCGATGGGAGCGCTGGCAACCGCGATTCTGGTGGTCAACAATCTGCGTGACATCGACACCGACCGTCGCGCGGGCAAAAAGACCCTGGCGGTGCGTCTGGGGCGGTTCGGCAGCATCGGCGAATATGTGCTCATGCTTCTGTTGTCGGCGCTGGCGCCCTTGGCGATGGTCATGACCGACACCGCCGGTCCCTGGACATTGCTGTCATCGCTGGTCATCGTCGTCTTCATTCCCTTGAACATGAAGTCGCTGCGCTCCCAGTCGAAGCCGATGAAGTCGGGGGCGATCCTCAACGACTTCCTGGCGCGCACCGCGCGGCTGAAACTGGTTTACGCTCTCGTCTTTGCCGTGGGGATCAACCTGTGA